In Vibrio cyclitrophicus, one genomic interval encodes:
- a CDS encoding tetratricopeptide repeat protein, with product MSAWLCLLVNGLKHQRVAVLSAMLSLLMLSTLSVNAHANEQDLSVGSEALPASSQATYVGSEACIDCHSAEVEAWQGSHHDMAMKHADDESVLGNFDDQTVTHKGKPNRFFRKGDEFWVNIEGPDGQFKDYKISYTFAFEPLQQYMVEFEDGRVQLIPFAWDSRTESEGGQRWFQLYPDTTNTDEFYWTNSGQNWNFMCADCHSTNLEKNYDSVSNTYNTTWSEINVGCEACHGPASEHVDQALLTKTNDGKDAQVSTHYGFDRDLSKSVKEWIYQEGNSTLQPKDIIHTNQVQTCAQCHSRRTQLNETGDHVNGSFFDKYRLSLITPELYHNDGQIYDEDYVYGSFLQSVMAEKGVTCTNCHDPHTAELKIAEEAVCSQCHIASEYTPEKHTFHEANTEASQCTTCHMPETTYMEVDPRRDHSWHIPRPDISQHIKTPNVCTSCHEDQTNQWADKQIGEWFPDSKYRNQQHFAVAFYADSIGHRGAEDALAYSAQDSSLSNIIRASSLERLGGNTGKNTLISLARAVKHDDEMIRLGVVQGSFGFPFTDRWQILEPLLKDPVLSIRSETAGALVRYWGEMNPLQKDQIKPALEEYIEIQQFNADRGFGRTNLGNVNRDLGQLDKAIEFYLGAIEIEPYFENSYANLADLYRALGDEPKALATLKQGIQAQPKSSVLPYSTGLSLLRVKDYDQATEYLKQAAETAQTDPQYWYVYGLALEKSDVLAASKSLHKAYQFSRNPQHLYAQCEVLARNSSIPGVPRAFEQCISSLSKVAPPEAINQLKARFK from the coding sequence ATGTCTGCATGGTTGTGCTTGCTAGTGAACGGATTGAAACACCAGCGAGTTGCAGTATTATCCGCAATGTTGTCTTTACTTATGTTGTCGACACTCAGTGTCAATGCACATGCCAATGAACAGGATTTATCCGTTGGATCAGAAGCTTTGCCTGCCAGTTCTCAAGCTACGTATGTGGGCTCCGAAGCTTGTATTGATTGCCACAGCGCAGAAGTGGAAGCATGGCAAGGTTCCCATCATGATATGGCGATGAAGCACGCCGACGATGAATCTGTGTTGGGCAACTTTGATGATCAAACCGTGACTCATAAAGGAAAGCCCAACCGTTTTTTTCGCAAGGGTGATGAGTTTTGGGTCAACATCGAAGGGCCAGACGGCCAATTCAAAGATTATAAAATCAGCTATACCTTTGCCTTTGAGCCTCTGCAGCAATACATGGTTGAGTTTGAAGACGGCCGAGTACAGTTGATTCCTTTCGCTTGGGACTCTCGAACTGAAAGCGAAGGCGGTCAACGCTGGTTTCAACTCTACCCAGATACTACCAACACTGATGAATTCTACTGGACCAATAGTGGTCAAAACTGGAACTTCATGTGTGCCGATTGCCATTCAACGAATCTGGAAAAGAACTACGACAGTGTAAGTAATACCTACAACACCACTTGGTCTGAGATTAATGTCGGTTGTGAGGCGTGTCATGGCCCTGCGAGCGAGCACGTAGATCAGGCCCTGCTAACCAAAACTAATGATGGAAAGGATGCTCAAGTCTCGACGCATTATGGTTTTGACCGTGACTTGTCGAAGTCGGTGAAAGAGTGGATTTACCAAGAGGGCAATTCAACTCTGCAACCAAAAGACATCATTCATACCAACCAAGTTCAAACTTGTGCTCAATGCCACAGTCGACGTACGCAGTTGAATGAAACGGGTGATCACGTTAATGGATCATTCTTTGACAAGTATCGCCTGAGTTTGATTACCCCTGAGCTTTACCATAACGATGGCCAAATCTACGATGAAGATTACGTTTACGGATCTTTCCTTCAATCAGTGATGGCTGAAAAAGGCGTTACATGTACTAACTGCCACGATCCACATACTGCAGAACTGAAAATTGCAGAAGAGGCCGTGTGTAGCCAATGTCACATAGCTTCTGAATACACGCCTGAAAAGCACACATTCCACGAAGCGAATACTGAGGCTTCACAATGCACGACTTGTCACATGCCAGAGACGACTTACATGGAGGTCGACCCAAGGCGTGACCACAGCTGGCATATTCCACGCCCAGATATTAGCCAACACATTAAAACGCCGAACGTATGTACGAGCTGTCATGAAGATCAAACCAACCAGTGGGCAGATAAGCAAATCGGTGAGTGGTTCCCAGATTCTAAGTATCGTAACCAGCAACACTTTGCCGTTGCCTTTTACGCGGATTCAATAGGGCACAGAGGCGCAGAAGATGCATTGGCGTATTCTGCTCAGGATTCAAGTTTAAGTAATATCATTCGAGCATCGAGCTTAGAACGTTTGGGTGGTAATACGGGTAAGAATACGCTTATCTCGCTGGCAAGAGCAGTGAAACACGATGATGAAATGATCCGCTTAGGTGTTGTGCAAGGCTCGTTTGGTTTCCCATTTACTGACCGTTGGCAGATTCTAGAACCGCTGCTGAAAGATCCTGTATTGTCGATTCGTTCAGAAACCGCAGGTGCATTGGTACGTTACTGGGGAGAAATGAATCCTCTGCAGAAAGACCAAATCAAACCTGCACTGGAAGAGTACATTGAGATACAGCAATTTAATGCCGACAGAGGGTTTGGACGCACTAATCTAGGAAATGTTAACCGAGATTTAGGTCAGCTCGATAAAGCGATTGAGTTCTATTTAGGCGCCATCGAGATTGAGCCTTACTTCGAAAACAGCTACGCCAACTTGGCTGACTTGTATCGCGCACTTGGCGATGAGCCCAAAGCATTAGCGACACTAAAACAAGGTATTCAAGCTCAACCAAAATCGAGTGTATTGCCATACAGCACAGGGTTATCTCTGCTTCGTGTGAAAGATTACGACCAAGCAACGGAATACCTTAAACAAGCCGCTGAAACTGCACAAACCGACCCACAATATTGGTATGTGTACGGATTGGCTTTGGAGAAATCGGATGTGCTTGCGGCAAGTAAATCACTGCACAAGGCTTACCAATTCAGCCGCAACCCACAGCACCTGTATGCCCAGTGTGAAGTGTTGGCGCGAAACAGTTCTATACCGGGCGTACCAAGGGCGTTTGAGCAATGCATTTCATCATTGAGCAAGGTAGCACCGCCGGAGGCCATTAACCAATTGAAAGCTAGGTTTAAATAA
- a CDS encoding MoxR family ATPase, which produces MNHAQQAINQLIEQTEKSVIGQSHVVRALVIGLLTNGHVLLEGLPGTAKTRSVKSLANLLNTSFGRIQFTPDLLPSDVTGTEVYQELDGKPQLHFQPGPIFNSIVLADEVNRAPAKVQAALLEAMAEGTITVGGQTHILPDLFMVLATQNPVEQEGTYPLPEAQMDRFIMKVTVDYPEDEAERDIIRLVRSEELGSETSSELITPQHIEPELVLEARRQLPDIAVSDLVENYIVALVMATRKPERYPESNLSKWIEIGSSPRASIALDKCARAYAWLQGRDHVTLDDVRAMLPTVLGHRFSLSYDALADGIDHQRVVEELLDNVEIG; this is translated from the coding sequence ATGAACCATGCGCAACAAGCAATAAACCAACTGATTGAACAAACAGAGAAAAGTGTTATCGGTCAGAGCCACGTCGTTCGGGCTCTGGTGATAGGGTTATTGACTAATGGTCATGTGCTTCTAGAAGGGCTTCCCGGCACTGCGAAAACACGCTCGGTCAAGTCGCTAGCGAATTTATTGAACACAAGCTTTGGCCGAATTCAGTTCACGCCTGACTTATTGCCATCAGATGTAACGGGCACAGAAGTGTATCAAGAGCTTGATGGAAAGCCTCAGTTGCATTTCCAACCGGGTCCTATTTTTAACAGCATTGTATTAGCGGATGAAGTGAACCGTGCTCCTGCGAAGGTGCAAGCGGCTCTGCTTGAAGCTATGGCAGAAGGCACGATAACCGTAGGTGGTCAAACTCATATATTGCCAGATCTATTCATGGTGTTAGCAACTCAAAACCCTGTTGAGCAAGAAGGTACGTATCCACTGCCTGAAGCACAAATGGACCGTTTCATTATGAAAGTGACGGTCGACTATCCAGAAGATGAAGCTGAACGTGACATCATTCGATTAGTCCGCAGTGAAGAGTTGGGTAGCGAGACGAGTTCAGAATTAATCACACCACAGCATATTGAACCTGAGTTGGTGCTTGAGGCTCGCCGCCAACTTCCAGACATTGCCGTTTCTGATTTAGTTGAGAACTACATTGTGGCCTTGGTGATGGCGACACGTAAGCCAGAGCGTTACCCAGAATCAAACTTGTCTAAATGGATTGAGATTGGCTCAAGCCCGCGTGCGTCCATCGCGTTGGATAAATGTGCTCGCGCTTATGCATGGCTACAAGGGCGTGACCACGTCACGTTAGACGATGTTCGTGCAATGCTTCCAACTGTGTTAGGGCACCGATTCTCGTTGTCTTACGATGCATTGGCCGATGGTATTGACCATCAAAGAGTGGTTGAAGAACTGCTTGATAATGTTGAGATCGGATAA
- a CDS encoding arylsulfatase, with the protein MTAKYGVKRRLAILGTAMMAASTTTFAAEKPNILVIWGDDIGQSNVSAYTFGLMGYQTPNIDSIAKEGMMFTDYYAEQSCTAGRSTFITGQSVLRTGLSKVGLPGADIGLQAEDATIAELLKPMGYMTGQFGKNHLGDKDEFLPTAHGFDEFFGNLYHLNAEEEPENEDYPTDPEFRKKFGPRGVIKSFADGKIEDTGPLTRKRMETVDEETLDAALDFMDRAVKADKPFFVWWNATRMHFRTHVKADSKGVTGVGNYADGMVEHDRHVGQLLKQVDELGIKDNTIVFYSTDNGPHMNSWPDAGTTPFRGEKNTNWEGAYRVPAMVRWPGKIEPGTVSNEIMHHMDWMPTFVAAAGDDQIKEKLLKGHTAGDKTFKVHLDGYNFLPYLTGEEEKGRRSEIFYFTDDGDLAALRYNQWKAVFMEQRATGTMQIWSEPFVTLRLPKLFNLRMDPYENADITSNTYYDWLLDHAYMFVPAQAYVGQFLETFAEYPPRQKAASFSLDQVMEKLQENHNK; encoded by the coding sequence ATGACAGCGAAATATGGCGTCAAACGTCGATTAGCGATTTTGGGTACTGCGATGATGGCGGCTTCCACCACCACATTCGCGGCAGAAAAACCGAATATTCTCGTCATTTGGGGTGACGACATTGGTCAATCTAATGTCAGTGCGTACACCTTTGGCTTAATGGGGTATCAAACTCCAAACATTGATAGCATCGCCAAAGAAGGCATGATGTTTACCGATTACTACGCAGAGCAATCTTGTACCGCAGGTCGCTCTACGTTCATTACAGGTCAAAGCGTACTGAGAACAGGCTTGAGTAAAGTAGGCTTGCCGGGTGCAGATATTGGCCTTCAAGCAGAAGATGCAACTATTGCTGAACTGCTTAAACCTATGGGTTATATGACAGGGCAATTTGGTAAAAACCACCTTGGCGATAAAGATGAATTCCTTCCAACAGCACACGGGTTTGACGAATTTTTTGGCAACCTTTATCACCTAAATGCTGAAGAAGAACCAGAAAATGAAGATTACCCAACCGACCCAGAGTTTCGTAAGAAGTTTGGCCCGCGTGGTGTAATCAAATCATTTGCTGATGGCAAGATTGAAGATACTGGCCCACTAACGCGTAAGCGTATGGAAACGGTCGATGAAGAAACACTAGACGCGGCACTTGATTTCATGGATCGCGCAGTCAAAGCGGACAAACCATTCTTCGTTTGGTGGAACGCAACACGTATGCACTTTAGAACACACGTCAAAGCCGACAGTAAAGGCGTGACCGGTGTTGGTAATTACGCTGATGGTATGGTTGAGCACGATCGACACGTTGGACAACTATTGAAGCAAGTGGATGAGTTGGGAATCAAAGACAACACCATCGTTTTCTACTCAACGGATAACGGCCCTCACATGAACTCTTGGCCTGATGCGGGTACAACTCCGTTCCGTGGTGAGAAAAACACTAACTGGGAAGGCGCATACCGTGTACCTGCAATGGTTCGTTGGCCAGGTAAGATTGAACCGGGAACCGTATCCAACGAAATCATGCACCATATGGACTGGATGCCAACCTTCGTTGCCGCCGCTGGTGATGACCAGATTAAAGAGAAATTACTGAAAGGTCATACTGCGGGTGATAAAACATTTAAGGTTCACTTAGATGGTTATAACTTCCTTCCTTACCTAACGGGTGAAGAAGAAAAAGGCCGTCGTTCGGAAATCTTCTACTTTACCGATGATGGTGATTTAGCGGCGCTTCGTTACAACCAATGGAAAGCGGTGTTCATGGAGCAGCGTGCAACGGGCACCATGCAGATTTGGTCAGAACCGTTCGTGACGTTACGTCTTCCTAAGCTGTTTAACCTGCGTATGGACCCATACGAAAACGCAGACATTACTTCGAATACATATTATGACTGGTTGTTAGACCATGCTTATATGTTTGTACCTGCGCAAGCGTATGTTGGCCAATTCTTAGAAACGTTTGCTGAATACCCACCACGCCAAAAAGCAGCTAGTTTTAGCTTGGATCAGGTTATGGAGAAACTTCAAGAGAACCATAACAAGTAA
- a CDS encoding VWA domain-containing protein — MPDSLMLQQFFTQFHFIRPLWLLAFVPMFFLLWIRWREETKPTWKDILPAHLRDALTIGETGWRKQLPLKLLMVIVTIAIIICSGPTWQREASPFGEDKASMLVVLDNSDSMLAKDLPPSRLERSKQKIRDLLAARKGGNTGLVVYAGSAHVAMPVTQDSKVFEPFLAAITPDIMPISGKSAEEALPLINQQLSGELGSSVLLISDGVNPSTIKAFETFFNDNQYQLLILAAGNSNVVSDNPVDLDSLRSLASKTGGRLIEVTVDNSDIQQLNKAVERNMQLNGESSMPWKDMGYGLLIPMVIIMLLWFRKGWLVQWCVVGVLITGSVYSPHTLAKTVSLTADKPVVEEPVTVWDKTAQWWWDLWLTPDQQGQRLLNQKEYLEAAKHFKDPMRKGAAYYYARDFKLAHSAFLQAKTDYGLYNAASALARQREYLAARDLLKSLSEKEGLSPELRTDVENNLAVLSGIVEEVNRTSESQSGTTDGPEESLELDDDQPRTGDGAEEETVAELMLKETLNANEILGSQELADKWLKRVEADPKFFLKSKFQIQLRDPAPSIEPPSKQERVPKQEQTQ, encoded by the coding sequence ATGCCTGATTCTCTCATGTTGCAACAGTTCTTTACTCAGTTTCACTTTATCAGACCATTGTGGTTGTTGGCCTTTGTTCCGATGTTTTTCCTATTGTGGATTCGCTGGAGAGAAGAGACCAAACCAACGTGGAAAGACATCCTGCCTGCCCATTTACGTGATGCATTAACCATTGGTGAAACTGGCTGGCGCAAACAGTTACCACTAAAGCTATTAATGGTGATAGTGACGATTGCCATTATTATCTGCTCAGGTCCAACATGGCAGCGAGAAGCTTCGCCTTTTGGTGAAGACAAAGCATCAATGTTAGTGGTGCTTGATAACAGTGACTCCATGCTGGCAAAAGACTTACCACCGAGTCGTTTGGAACGTTCTAAACAGAAAATTAGAGACTTACTCGCAGCGCGTAAAGGCGGAAATACAGGTTTGGTTGTGTATGCAGGCAGCGCGCATGTTGCGATGCCCGTAACTCAAGATAGCAAGGTGTTTGAACCATTTCTTGCGGCAATAACGCCTGATATCATGCCTATTTCTGGTAAGTCAGCAGAAGAAGCGCTGCCACTTATTAATCAGCAATTGTCTGGTGAGTTAGGCTCGTCAGTATTGTTGATATCAGATGGTGTCAACCCAAGTACTATTAAAGCTTTCGAAACCTTCTTTAACGACAATCAGTATCAACTGCTTATTCTAGCTGCAGGAAACAGTAATGTGGTGAGCGATAATCCAGTCGATCTCGATTCATTGCGTAGCCTAGCGAGCAAGACGGGTGGACGACTGATCGAAGTGACCGTTGATAATTCCGATATCCAACAACTCAACAAAGCGGTTGAAAGAAACATGCAACTTAACGGTGAGTCTTCAATGCCTTGGAAAGACATGGGATACGGTCTGCTGATTCCAATGGTGATCATCATGTTGTTGTGGTTTAGAAAAGGGTGGTTGGTTCAATGGTGTGTGGTTGGTGTTTTGATTACAGGCAGCGTGTATTCCCCGCACACTTTGGCGAAAACGGTGAGCTTAACCGCCGATAAACCCGTGGTTGAAGAGCCCGTGACGGTTTGGGATAAAACAGCCCAGTGGTGGTGGGACTTATGGTTAACGCCTGATCAACAAGGACAACGTTTATTGAATCAAAAGGAATACCTTGAAGCGGCTAAACATTTTAAGGATCCAATGCGAAAGGGCGCAGCTTATTACTATGCTCGTGATTTTAAGTTAGCTCACAGTGCCTTCTTACAAGCCAAAACCGATTATGGTTTGTATAACGCCGCGAGTGCTTTAGCTCGACAGCGAGAATACCTTGCCGCGCGAGACCTTTTGAAGTCATTAAGCGAGAAAGAGGGTCTGTCACCAGAACTAAGAACGGATGTGGAGAACAATCTTGCTGTGCTTAGTGGCATTGTCGAAGAGGTTAATCGCACCAGTGAAAGCCAATCAGGCACAACTGATGGCCCTGAAGAATCTTTAGAATTGGATGACGACCAGCCGCGCACGGGTGATGGTGCAGAAGAAGAAACGGTAGCGGAATTGATGCTCAAGGAAACACTTAACGCCAATGAGATTTTGGGTAGCCAAGAGCTTGCCGACAAGTGGTTAAAACGAGTAGAAGCGGACCCTAAGTTCTTCTTAAAGTCCAAGTTCCAAATTCAATTAAGAGACCCTGCACCTTCTATCGAACCGCCGTCTAAACAGGAACGGGTGCCAAAACAGGAGCAAACACAATGA
- a CDS encoding VWA domain-containing protein has translation MFDSLSASFEFAHPLWFIALPLPLLVYLAVPAYRTKQMAIKVPFFSELVEAIGEAPSEGASQLTPSWWQRTTLIITWVLVVCALAKPTILGEPQVREQLGRDVMVVVDLSGSMAEQDFTSKQGDKISRLDATKEVLADFAKTRKGDRLGLILFGDAAFVQTPFTADQDVWLELLNQTDVAMAGQSTHLGDAIGLAIKVFEQSEKQSAAVQGSNVDANVKEKVVIVLTDGNDTGSFVEPIDAAKVAKAKGVRIHVIAMGDPQTVGEVALDMETINRVAQESGGEAFEALNRDELTKAYAQIGELEPQLYESTTYRPKQGLHHYLMAIVVVMYLTAFSLATIRRRSLLASPMKNLKGENDA, from the coding sequence ATGTTTGATAGTTTATCTGCCAGCTTTGAGTTCGCGCATCCATTGTGGTTTATCGCGTTACCATTGCCTTTGTTGGTCTACTTAGCTGTACCTGCTTATCGCACCAAACAAATGGCCATTAAGGTGCCATTTTTCAGTGAGTTGGTAGAAGCGATTGGCGAGGCGCCATCCGAAGGTGCAAGCCAATTAACACCAAGCTGGTGGCAACGCACCACACTGATTATCACTTGGGTACTCGTGGTCTGCGCGTTAGCTAAACCAACCATCTTAGGAGAGCCACAAGTTCGTGAACAATTGGGTCGCGATGTGATGGTTGTTGTTGATTTGTCAGGCTCAATGGCTGAACAAGATTTTACCTCGAAACAAGGGGACAAAATCTCGCGTTTAGATGCGACTAAAGAGGTGTTAGCTGACTTTGCTAAAACTCGAAAGGGCGACCGATTAGGATTGATTCTTTTTGGTGACGCGGCATTTGTACAAACGCCATTCACTGCCGACCAAGATGTGTGGCTTGAACTACTCAATCAAACCGACGTGGCAATGGCAGGGCAAAGCACGCATTTAGGTGATGCGATTGGTCTAGCGATTAAGGTGTTTGAACAGAGTGAGAAGCAAAGCGCTGCCGTTCAAGGCTCAAACGTCGATGCCAACGTGAAAGAGAAAGTAGTGATTGTACTAACCGATGGCAACGATACTGGAAGCTTTGTTGAACCTATCGATGCGGCCAAAGTGGCTAAGGCGAAAGGCGTTCGTATTCACGTTATCGCCATGGGTGATCCGCAAACCGTCGGCGAGGTGGCTCTGGATATGGAGACCATCAACCGCGTGGCTCAAGAGTCTGGTGGTGAAGCCTTTGAAGCACTTAACCGCGATGAATTGACTAAAGCTTATGCTCAAATTGGTGAACTAGAGCCTCAGCTGTATGAGAGCACGACTTATCGTCCTAAACAGGGTTTACACCATTACCTGATGGCCATTGTTGTTGTGATGTATTTGACTGCGTTCAGTTTAGCAACAATCCGCCGACGCTCGCTTTTGGCTTCTCCAATGAAAAATTTGAAAGGAGAGAACGATGCCTGA
- a CDS encoding DUF4381 domain-containing protein — translation MAVEHTPPSTYILRDLHDVAIPESVSWVPQTIGWKILGVALLLGAFYLAYRLSLRWWNNRYRKEALKELMVLDARDKNSTERTFKVLKVVLRYLDSGNAKLFGQAYVNRLNAYLPVSADTSTKSNAFFTDEVSELWMQSLIDPKVRLTFEQRLEVIQTAMMWLKLHKPDVQIKPNVQATTEGQDNV, via the coding sequence ATGGCCGTTGAACATACGCCTCCAAGTACTTATATCCTTCGCGACCTACATGATGTCGCCATTCCCGAGAGCGTGAGTTGGGTTCCCCAAACGATCGGCTGGAAGATCCTCGGCGTTGCCTTGTTATTGGGCGCTTTTTATTTGGCTTACCGTTTGTCGCTAAGGTGGTGGAATAACCGATATCGAAAAGAAGCGCTTAAAGAGCTGATGGTATTGGATGCTCGAGACAAAAACTCAACCGAGCGAACCTTCAAGGTACTCAAAGTGGTGCTTCGTTATCTAGACAGCGGCAATGCTAAGTTGTTTGGTCAAGCCTATGTAAACCGCTTGAATGCTTACTTACCTGTTAGCGCTGACACGAGTACGAAGAGTAATGCTTTCTTTACCGATGAAGTCTCGGAGCTTTGGATGCAAAGCTTAATTGATCCAAAGGTACGTTTGACCTTTGAACAGCGTTTAGAGGTGATTCAAACTGCGATGATGTGGCTAAAACTTCATAAACCCGATGTACAAATAAAACCGAATGTACAAGCGACAACAGAGGGGCAAGATAATGTTTGA
- a CDS encoding BatD family protein encodes MSRYDLALAAVQAKAGRSESFKLTKTLLLTMVLLFSAAISTFASAADIYDLQKSGDVELIAWVGEKPKSGDKITPVKVSVNEQVILNIEVATPRWLTGGTRIGSIEIPNVISKQRNQLATNYTQRVGGTTWSRQRWEVTLYPMTSGEFVIPTVPVRIQVSAPDGSNVGGTLYTQPIKFEASLPSGLLSDESPWFSATDVDVEQQWQRSNENLKVGDVVTRTVTIKAKDSLSVLLPDVLSNESTQQYQAYPQPNRLDDTQERGDYRSSRLEETVYVIQQGGEFTLPEFSFQWWDSKNQRLESVVIKGEVFEAKHTLQSFIKAYMSVFISVGLALVLCVALFVSLKRYYKNRPTPSWLVFRRLLKQGNWSALRTFVYRELRTQTSQLELGKAQLGKLNGQKRWVEDSEALQQGREDKNVFARLWRGLLNLPSDQSNSSHSRSIFARLKIPKALPDLKDRTK; translated from the coding sequence ATGAGTCGATATGATTTAGCTCTTGCAGCGGTTCAAGCAAAGGCAGGGCGCTCAGAGTCCTTTAAATTAACCAAGACCTTGCTTTTGACGATGGTTCTGTTGTTTAGCGCTGCTATTTCTACATTTGCTTCTGCGGCTGATATTTATGATCTACAGAAGAGTGGTGATGTAGAGTTGATCGCTTGGGTCGGAGAAAAACCAAAATCAGGTGACAAAATTACGCCTGTAAAAGTCAGCGTTAATGAGCAGGTAATTCTGAATATTGAGGTGGCGACGCCGCGTTGGTTAACGGGTGGTACTCGAATCGGCAGTATTGAAATCCCTAACGTGATCTCTAAGCAGCGCAACCAACTGGCGACGAATTACACACAGCGAGTAGGTGGCACAACATGGTCACGCCAACGTTGGGAAGTGACGCTATATCCGATGACGTCGGGCGAATTCGTGATTCCTACTGTGCCTGTTCGTATTCAGGTCTCTGCTCCTGATGGATCAAACGTTGGTGGCACGCTTTATACGCAACCCATTAAGTTTGAAGCTTCATTACCTTCAGGTTTATTAAGTGATGAATCACCTTGGTTTTCTGCAACCGATGTGGATGTTGAACAGCAATGGCAACGTTCGAATGAAAACTTGAAAGTTGGCGATGTGGTTACGCGCACCGTGACGATCAAAGCCAAAGACAGCTTGTCTGTGTTACTGCCAGATGTGTTGTCCAATGAATCGACTCAGCAATATCAAGCTTACCCACAACCTAATCGTTTAGACGATACACAAGAACGTGGTGATTACCGATCTAGCCGTTTGGAAGAAACGGTTTATGTGATTCAGCAAGGTGGTGAATTCACCTTGCCAGAATTTTCATTCCAATGGTGGGACAGCAAAAATCAGCGTCTTGAAAGCGTGGTGATAAAAGGCGAAGTGTTTGAAGCAAAACACACACTCCAATCTTTCATCAAGGCTTACATGTCGGTCTTTATCAGCGTTGGCTTAGCATTAGTGTTGTGTGTTGCGTTGTTTGTTTCTTTGAAGCGTTATTACAAGAACCGACCAACGCCGAGTTGGTTGGTATTCCGTCGTTTGCTTAAACAAGGGAATTGGTCTGCATTGAGAACCTTTGTCTATCGTGAGTTGCGAACTCAAACTAGTCAGCTAGAACTAGGTAAAGCGCAACTGGGTAAACTGAATGGACAAAAACGTTGGGTGGAAGACAGCGAAGCCCTTCAACAAGGGCGTGAAGATAAAAACGTATTCGCTCGTTTGTGGAGAGGGTTGCTTAATCTGCCTAGTGACCAATCAAACTCAAGTCATTCTCGTTCGATTTTCGCCCGCTTGAAAATCCCTAAAGCCTTGCCAGACTTAAAAGATAGAACTAAGTAG
- a CDS encoding DUF58 domain-containing protein, translating into MAKPTQAPKPQGLDPRLYCDYSRLVRIQAQAESFSLLPHLKAGSVLSGRHNSLFRGRGLNFEELRHYQLGDDIRNLDWKVTMRTGKPHVRSYTEEKDRNVMICVDQRSSMFFASQNTMKSVVAAEVAALCGWRVLKDGDRVGFVLASHQKLFHTKAQRSQSDLLAQLKHLTKANQSLDVSVSDSEGVGFNQWIELIKRMRLKQSTLIFISDWRDCQEQHLDRLKQLQQHNDILAIMVTDPLEQSLPHDLASANWVVGDGRFQLNLDSQSKVNLASESLAQKAALQKQSLAKLMAMKNLPYIELDTSGHHISQIQKLVGGR; encoded by the coding sequence ATGGCGAAGCCAACACAAGCTCCCAAACCGCAAGGCCTTGATCCACGATTATACTGTGATTATTCAAGATTAGTGCGAATACAGGCTCAAGCTGAGTCGTTTTCTCTACTGCCTCATCTAAAGGCGGGCAGTGTGCTTTCGGGTCGACATAATTCTCTGTTCCGTGGCCGTGGTCTGAACTTCGAAGAGTTACGACACTACCAACTTGGTGATGATATTCGTAACCTCGATTGGAAAGTTACGATGCGAACAGGTAAACCTCATGTTCGCAGTTATACCGAAGAGAAAGACCGTAATGTGATGATCTGTGTTGATCAGCGCAGCTCGATGTTCTTTGCTTCTCAAAACACAATGAAATCCGTTGTGGCTGCCGAAGTCGCTGCATTGTGTGGATGGCGAGTGCTGAAAGATGGTGACCGTGTCGGCTTTGTTTTAGCCTCACATCAAAAGCTCTTTCATACCAAAGCACAACGTTCACAGTCTGATTTATTGGCTCAGTTAAAGCATCTTACCAAGGCTAATCAAAGCTTAGACGTGAGTGTGAGTGACAGCGAGGGTGTTGGGTTTAATCAGTGGATTGAACTGATAAAACGAATGAGACTCAAGCAGTCGACCTTAATTTTTATTAGTGACTGGCGTGACTGTCAAGAGCAGCACCTTGATCGATTAAAGCAACTGCAACAACACAATGACATCCTAGCCATTATGGTGACTGATCCATTAGAACAATCACTGCCTCATGATCTTGCGAGCGCAAATTGGGTGGTGGGTGATGGTCGCTTTCAACTTAATCTTGATAGCCAATCTAAGGTCAACCTTGCGAGCGAGAGCCTTGCTCAAAAAGCGGCACTCCAAAAACAATCTCTTGCTAAATTGATGGCGATGAAAAACCTCCCTTATATCGAATTAGACACATCTGGTCATCATATTTCACAGATTCAAAAGTTAGTGGGAGGGCGCTAG